Within the Petrotoga miotherma DSM 10691 genome, the region AAAAGTACTTTCAAAAAATAGGCATATTCCTTTGGTTTTAGAGAATAGGGATGGGAGACATTTTCTTCGCCATACGGCTCTATAACAGATATGAATTGAACAAAACCAAAGTTTTTCCTTTTATAAAAATTGTAAACTCTTTGAGGATGTTTGGCAAGTTGTGATGTAACAACAGTTAAAATATTGTAAGCAACCTTGTGTTTATCAAAAAGATCCACTGTTTTCATTACCCTATTATATGTGCCTTTACCTTCTTTGTCTACTCTGAATAGATCGTGAGTTTTTTTATCTCCATCCAAGGAAAGCCCCACCAAAAAATTATTCTTTTTAAAAAATCCCGCCCACTTTTCATCGATTAAAAGACCGTTTGTTTGAATGGAAAAATATGTTTTAATATTGTTTTTATTGTATTTATTAACAAATTCTAAAAATTTCTCATAGAATTCCAACCCAGCTAGAGTAGGTTCCCCTCCTTGAAAGGCAAAAGAACAACTTACTTCTGAAGAAGCTATCGCTTTTTTCACAAGGTTTTCTAAAGTTTCTTCATTCATCTTGCCATAAGAAACTTTTTTTCTCTTATTAGCAATATCGTTGTAAAAGCAATAAGAACATTTCATATTACAATTACTGGATACAGGTTTTATAAGCAAATTAACAGAGCGCAATTGGTCTCCCCTCTTTTCAAAATCTCACTTTTTGATTATATCAAAAAAATATTGTATTTTAAAAAATTCTATAAATCATCCATCAATGTAAGTTAAATCCAATATACTTTAGCACCTTTTGTCTCTTAGACCATATAAAAATAAAGGGGCCTTAACTCCTCTCCACAAATTAATTTACTGGGAAGAGAAAGGCCCGGCCTCGAAATAATTTAAAATTCCGCAGGATATTTCCTCTTCAATTCTTCTGCTGCTTTTTCCCTACCTGTTTCTTTTAATCTTTCGTAGTAAGTTTTCAAGTGACCTCTCGCGTGATAAGGCCCGCCTTCTTTTAAAACCGTTTGCAATGGATCTACTTGGTATCCTTCTGGTAATTCTTTCATCATCTCATCATGCCACTCATTTAAATAAGACAGTGCTTCCCTACAAATCTCTGGGCTTTCTTTGGCTATGTCATTTCGCTCGTGAGGATCCTCTTTTAAATTGAATAACATCTCTTTGGGGAAAAGGTGGTATCCATCGTGATAACTTCTCATATAAATCCAATCATCGAATCTCACGCTTCTTTGGCATACGTGTGCCATCTGACTTAAAATCAGATACTTTCTAGATATCTTTTCACCTTTAAATATTACATCTGCAAAACTTATTCCGTCCATTTCTTTTTTGAACATTTGAATATATTCTTCAGAAAACTTACTTTTTATCTCTGATTCAAATATTTCGTACAATGTTGATATTAGATCCAAATTGTATAAAAAGCCTTGATGTACATGGCTTTTTAATCCACCTGGCCATTTTATTATCAAGGGAATTCTAGAGGTTATGTTGTCAGCTGTCGCATGTTCTGCATATATACCCAACTCCCCTATGTTTTCTCCATGATCGGCAGATATTATCACAGCTGTATTTTCATATACTCTTTTTTCTTTCAACATATCTATTATCTTTCCAATCCAAAAGTCAGCATATCTAATACCTGTATCATAGCCATCTATTAATTGTTTCAAATCGTTCATGTTTTTTATTTCACCAGGTTGCCTTGGAAATCTTGGATCTTCACGATTGTCATACATATTTAAGTCTTGAGCAGTATGTGGACCAGCTAACTTTCTATGTCTTTTTATTAATTCTTCGTTATACCAACCGGGTATAGGTGAATTTTCAAAAGGGTCACCAAAGTCAGAGGGTGTTCTGTATGGCGTATGTGGATCCCAAACGTTTACATGTAAAAACCAATTGTCTGACTCAGCATTTTTGTTTAACCACTCTAGAGCTGAAGGAACAATCTCATC harbors:
- a CDS encoding anaerobic sulfatase maturase → MRSVNLLIKPVSSNCNMKCSYCFYNDIANKRKKVSYGKMNEETLENLVKKAIASSEVSCSFAFQGGEPTLAGLEFYEKFLEFVNKYNKNNIKTYFSIQTNGLLIDEKWAGFFKKNNFLVGLSLDGDKKTHDLFRVDKEGKGTYNRVMKTVDLFDKHKVAYNILTVVTSQLAKHPQRVYNFYKRKNFGFVQFISVIEPYGEENVSHPYSLKPKEYAYFLKVLFDNWERDSIKGKYISIRLFDNLVRMIGGYPPQACEMNGMCSIQNIIEADGSIYPCDFYVFEKYKLGNINEIKTMEEILKNEIAKEFIASSLELPDECRNCEWYSLCRNGCKRYRYDGKKYYFCNAYKEFFEYSYERLKKISESVTSSTF
- a CDS encoding sulfatase; this encodes MRILFIDIDTLRADHLGSYGYLRETSPNIDDVAKEGIRFDNYYCSDAPCLPSRGALSTGKFGIKTGLVGHGGTTADMRIEGKNRDFQDKLAYMSLPALLKNIGFHTVTVSPFGERHSAWWFYAGFNEVYNPGKCGLERADEIVPSALEWLNKNAESDNWFLHVNVWDPHTPYRTPSDFGDPFENSPIPGWYNEELIKRHRKLAGPHTAQDLNMYDNREDPRFPRQPGEIKNMNDLKQLIDGYDTGIRYADFWIGKIIDMLKEKRVYENTAVIISADHGENIGELGIYAEHATADNITSRIPLIIKWPGGLKSHVHQGFLYNLDLISTLYEIFESEIKSKFSEEYIQMFKKEMDGISFADVIFKGEKISRKYLILSQMAHVCQRSVRFDDWIYMRSYHDGYHLFPKEMLFNLKEDPHERNDIAKESPEICREALSYLNEWHDEMMKELPEGYQVDPLQTVLKEGGPYHARGHLKTYYERLKETGREKAAEELKRKYPAEF